From the Winogradskyella forsetii genome, the window CTCAGAAGCCACCAAAACAAAATCACCTCCCCAAGCGCCTAAACTTTTTACAGCACCATTAAAATCTGAAAATAAGCGCGTTTTAATCGGCACTTCCTGAATAAGCTTTGAGATTATGCTTTCATGGGTTGACATCAAGCTTTCAAATTCTGAAAGGGATTTACAAACAATCATAGCGTCCGTTATGCTGTTAATTTGATCAATGCGGTCTGCGTTGATTTTACCCAGCTTCTTATAACTTGAAATCCCATCTCGGCTATTTTGTTTCTGGTTGAGATATACAAAATATAAATGTTGTTTAAATTCAGGTCGAAATTTTACCTTTTCGACGAATGGATGTTGATGCTGTTGAAGTTGAAATGAAATCGGGTTATCATTTTGCGCGCACGCAATATCATAACCACTACCTCCAAATGTTTGTTTCAATAGTCGATAAGCATCAACATTGGCCCAATTTGCTATATTATTGATTAAAGTAGAGGAAGTGCCCAAACCCCAAAGCCGATTAAAATCTTGATGTGTGGTAATGTTAAAACCTTGATTTGAGCTTAAAAAATCAGGATTTAAGCTTTTTGCGGCTTGTAATATTTCAACAAGTCGCTCTTTTATATCATTGCGAGACTGACTTTTTCTGGCAGTCGTGGCAATCTCATCAAATGGAAGCGTACATTCAAACCACACCTTGTCCAATTCATTGTAACTCTGCCAATAAATAATATTAGTGTCATTCGCTTCAACCGTCAAGCTTTGTCCATATCCAGTTGGAACGGCCAATGCCTTTGCGCCATCTAAAACAGCATACTCTGCAGTGAGTAGTAGTTTTCCGTTGCTTCGGTATGTTTTGGGTTTTGTACTCAAGGTTTTTCTTTGGTTGATAGTTTTTCGGCTGTAGTCAGATTGAGCTGTTCTTCGGTGGCTGTAATTTGGTCACTGAGCGAAGTCGAAGTGAGTCGCTTTTCGGTGGCTGAGCGTAGTCGAAGCCACAATGCATAATGACTATCATTTTTACATTCTGATAATTTGCTTAATTCTTCTACTTTATTTTGTATTAAAGCTTCTTTCTTTGCCCTGCTCCAACCTTGTATTTGCTTTTCTCTATAAAAGGCCTCATCGATTCTTTGATGTTCCTCAAGATAAACTAATAAAACTGGTAAGCGTTTTTTTGTGTGGTTTGCTCCTTGTCCATTGCAGTGTTTGGCTAAACGTATATTCATATCAACAGTGCTTCCTGTGTAATAGGAGCCATCTGAGCATTCTAATATGTAAGTGTAACCTTTTGGCATTTCAAAATGTGTGGCTTCGACTACGCTCAGCCACCGAAAATAATAATCATTTTTTATATCAACAAACCTTTATGTCTTTTGCAACTCTGCGAGAGCATTCTCCGTTCGAGTAAGCCTTTGGAATTTGTTATTTAAAATATTGAGTTTAACTATGCTCTTAATTTTCCTATCTCCTCAACAACCGCACTATGAGTAACAACATTTGTCTTAAAATGTTCGATAAGTTTTGCTTTTTCGTCCTCAGTAGCTTCAAATTGATTCAATATATTCATCAAGTGCATTTTCATGTGGCCCTCCTGAATTCCTGTTGTAGTTAACGATTTTAAGGCGCCAAAATTTTGAGCTAATCCTGCAACAGCCACAATTTTCATTAAATCTTTGGCTGTTGGTTTTTGTAACATTTCCAAAGAAAATTTTACCAAAGGATGTAAGTTAGTTAAACCACCAACGGTTCCTAAAGCTAATGGAATTTCTATCCAAAATTTAAAAATACCATTATCAACAGAACAATGCGTTAAACTAGAATACTGACCGTCTTTTGCCGCATAAGCATGCGCGCCAGCTTCAACGGCTCTAAAATCATTGCCTGTGGCCAATACAACCGCGTCAATACCATTCATAATGCCTTTGTTATGTGTTACGGCTCTATAAGGTTCAACTTCAGCAATAGTCACGGCTTGTTTGAATTTCTTTACAAACGCTTCGGGATTTGGAATGTCCTTACTTTTTAATTCTTCAACTTTACAAGACACTTCCGCGCGCACCAAACATTGTGGGACGTAATTGGAGAGAATACTCATAACCATTGAGATGTTTTTCTCTTCAGCATTAAAACGTTCAAATTGTTCAGCTTCGGTTTTAAAGGTCGTTGCAAATTGTTCCAAGCAGGAGTTGATAAAATTTGCGCCCATCGCATCCAAAGTTTCAAAAGTCGCGTGAAGCTGATAATAATTCGGTAAATCTTGCGATTTGTTTCGTAATTCAATATTGAGAATCCCACCGCCTCTGCGCTCCATGCTTTTGGTCATGCTGGCAGTTTCGCTGATTAATTTGGGTTTTACATGATTGAAAAATGCTTCGAGTTTACCATAATCGCCTTTATATATAAAATGAACCTGACCAATTTTTTCAGTCGATAATACTTCAGCCTTAAAACCACCACGCTCCAACCAAAATTTAGCAGCTTTACTGGCAGCAGCAATAACGGAGCTTTCCTCGATGGCCATTGGAATTGTGTAAAAAGTCTCATTTATCAAAAAGTTCGGCGCAACACCTAGTGGTAAATAATAATTGGTAATGGTGTTTTCTATAAATTCATCGTGTAACTTCTGCAATTTTTCATCAGAATTCCAATAACGCTGAACAAGGTTTCTCGCACTGTCTTTATCCGTGAAATACGTGTCTAAAAGCCACTCAATCTTTTCGGATTTTGAAAGCTTGGAAAAGCCAGAAATGGTATTTGGCATCTTAGTTTTAGTTTTAAAAAAAACAAAGATACTAGGATTGGTATAAAAAGTGCTTATATATAGATTGTAAATGCCGATTTACTGTTAATAATGACTATTTTTTGCATAATTTTTAGTAAACTTGGCATTGCTTTATTAAAACAAAAAATTTATGAATTTTAGACAGGTTGTGGCTGTTTTTGGCTTTTTAATGACTTCAATGGTTTTTTGCCAAGAAAAACAAATCACGCTTCAAGACATTTGGAGTGGTCAGTTTAGAACAGAAGGGATGCAAGCCTTGCATTCTATGGATAATGGAACTCAGTATTCAGTCTTAAATTTTGATAGGCAAACAAGAATCTCGACCATAGATATTTACGATTATAAAACCTTGGAAAAAGTGAAAACCTTGGTATCTTCGGCTGATATAGCTGAGATTCAAGGTTTTTTTGATTACGCTTTTAGTGCTGATGAATCTAAAGTGATTCTCACTACAAAATCGGAACCAGTGTTTAGACGTTCCACTTTGGGCGAATATTATGTATATGATATCGCTTCAAAAAAAGTGACCAAAGTATCTGATAATTTAATCCAAGAACCAACCTTGTCGCCAGATGGCACAAAAGTAGCTTACGGATTAGAAAATAATTTATTCGTTAAGGATTTAAAATCTGGAAAGGTTCAACAAATCACAACCGATGGTGAAAAAAATAAAATCATCAATGGAATTACGGATTGGGTTTACGAAGAGGAATTTGCTTTTGTAAGGGCTTTCGATTGGAACACAGAAAGCAACAAAATTGCTTTTATAAGATTTGATGAAACTGATGTGCCAGAATTTTCAATGGATGTTTATGGTTCAGATTTATACCAAACCCAGCATGTCTTCAAATATCCTAAAGCGGGTGAAGCCAATTCTAAGATTTCTTTGCACTTGTATGATTTAAATTCCAAAAGTGTTAAGGAATTAAAAGTTGATAAAGCTTATGAAGATTTCTACATCCCAAGTATAAAGTGGACTAACGATGCGGAAGTTTTAAGTGCACAATACATGAATCGTCATCAAAACGAATTAGACCTTTGGATGATTGATACAGAATCGATGACCTCTAAAAATGTTTTAGCAGAAAAAGACAAGGCCTATATCGATGTCACTGATAACTTAACGTTTCTAAAAGATAATAGTTTTATTTGGACGAGTGAAAAGGACGGTTTTAATCATATTTATCATTATTCCAAAGATGGAAAATTGATTAATCAAGTTACAAAAGGAAACTGGGAAGTGACCGATTACTATGGTTTGAATGAAAAGTCGAATACCATTTATTACCAATCCACCGAAAATGGTTCTATTAATAGAGCTATTTACTCTATTAAATTAAACGGGAAAAACAAGAAGAGACTTACTGAAAAAGAAGGGACAAATAGCGCATCTTTTAGTGCTGACTTTACCTATTTTATAAACACGCATTCTAGTGCATCATCGCCACAAGAATATACGCTTTATGATGCCAAGTCTGGTGATGTGGTTAAGCGTATTAAAGATAATGATCAGTTGGCAGAAAAAATGGATAGCTATGTCACCTCTAAAAAAGAGTTCAGTACTATAAATGTCAATGGCAACGATTTGAATATGTGGATGATAAAACCAGCTGATTTTGATCCAAAGCAGGAATATCCATTGTTTATGTACCAATATTCAGGTCCAGGCTCTCAGCAAGTCGCCAACCGCTGGAATAGCGCCAATGATTATTGGTTTCAAATGCTGGCACAAGAAGGTTATATTGTGGCTTGTGTAGATGGCAGAGGAACAGGATTTAAAGGTGCAGATTTCAAAAAGGTAACCCAAAATGAATTGGGGAAATATGAAGTGGAAGACCAAATTGAAGCGGCGAAACAACTCGGAAATCGAGATTATATAGATGCCTCACGAATTGGAATTTGGGGCTGGAGCTATGGCGGTTTTATGAGCAGTAATGCATTGTTCAAGGGAAATGATGTGTTCAAAATGGCAATTGCCGTTGCACCTGTAACGAGTTGGAGGTTTTATGATACTATTTATACTGAACGCTACATGACCACACCTCAAGAAAACCCAAGTGGCTATGATGAAAACTCTCCAATCAATCATGTCGATAAGCTTAAAGGGGATTATCTATTAATTCATGGAACAGGTGATGATAACGTGCATGTGCAAAACACCATGCGTATGGTAGAAGCTTTAATCCAAGCCGATAAACAATTTGAATGGATGTTATATCCAGATAAAAACCACGGTATTTACGGTGGCAATACAAGATTACATTTGTATAAAAAGATGACGGATTTTATTAATAGGACTTTGGGAGATAAACTTGAAGCAAGTGATAAGTAAGAATAAGAATCATCGAAAATAAAAGGCTAAACTAACTAACACTAACTAATTATTGAAATTATGTCAACAGCAACTCAACCAATTAAACGAAAAGAACTTTTTGGACATCCAGTAGGTCTTTTTGTTTTGTTTTTTACAGAAATGTGGGAACGTTTTTCTTATTACGGAATGCGTGGAATTTTAGTCCTATATATGGCTGCATCTGCAACAGCTATTGATCCAGGATTGGGTTGGTCCAATAAAGACGCGATTTGGTTATACGGTTGGTACACGATGTTGGTATATGTAGCTTCTATTCCAGGAGGTTGGATTGCTGATAAATTTTTAGGGCAAAAGAAAACCGTTATGATTGGTGGATTATTACTATGTGTTGGACATGGTGTTTTAGCAATTCCTCAAAGTTGGGCGTTTTTCACAGGTCTACTTTTAATTATTTTAGGTGTTGGTGGTCTTAAACCAAACATCTCAACCATGGTTGGTGGTTTGTATAAAGAAGGGGATATTAGACGGGATAGCGGATTTACAATATTCTATATAGGAATTAATATTGGTGCATTTTTAGCAAGTATAACAGTAGGTTTAGTAGCTTATTATTATGGTTGGCACTATGGCTTTGGATTGGCTGGTATTGGTATGCTAGTTGGTCAGGCTGTATTTATTTGGGGCCAAAAATTCTTAAAAGGAGTAGGCGAATTTACAGGTGGTAGCCAAGCTTCGGAAGCTGAACGATTAGCATCAAAACGTCCATTAAGTAAAATTGAAAAGGATAGGGTTATTGTATTATTGATTTCATTCTTAATCGTTGTGGTGTTTTGGGGAGCTTTTGAACAAGCAGGTGGATTAATGAATCTTTATACAGATGCTAAAGTTGACAGACATATAGGGTTAAGTTGGTTGGAGGAAATTCCGGCAGCTGTCTTCCAATCTTTAAATGCAGGTTATATCATAATTTTCGGAACACTTGTGGGTGGTTTTTGGATTTGGTGGAAGAAGAAAGGAAAAGAATCCTCTTCATTGTTTAAAATGGCAATTGGTACCATCATTATGGGATTAGGTTATGTTTTTATGATGTTTGCATCACAAGAAGCTAGCGCGGAAACTTTTGGAAAGGCAGCTATGATTTGGATTTTCTTAGCTTATTTATTCCATACAATAGGTGAATTATGTACATCACCAGTTTCATTGTCGTTCATTACAAAGTTAGCACCTTTAAAATATGCTTCTATTATGATGGGTGTTTATTTCGCAGCAACAGGTTTTGGAAATAAATTAGCAGGAACTATCGGTGAATCTTCTCAACTAGAATCGTTTACAGGTGAAATGGTGGTAAGCAAACAAGAGATATTACCATATCTTTCAAAAGAAACGTTTAAAATTAAAAACGAAAATAAGGATGTTGTTGAAATAACCGAATACCCAATTAATGAAGATAAGAATTTTAGTATAAGGTCTACAGTTTATTCAGAAAATGGACAGGTAGTATTCAAAGATTTTGAAACAGGTAGAGACTTAAATTCATTATTCAAAATGTCTCAAGGAGAAGATTCTGATACGAAACAACTATTAGAAGATTTAAATGAAAATAACGTTTCAGCTTCAAACCCATATCATGCAAAATTAGTGTTTGAAAAAGATAAGGACAAAGCGCAGATTACAGAAAATAAAGGAGACGGAAAAGATTATGGTGTTTCATTTGTATTAGAAGAAGAGCAAAGCGAACAAGAATATGCTACATTTATGTGGTTAACTATTTTTACGGTTGCATTCGGTCTGTTGCTGCTTTTATTCTTGAAGAAATTAAAGAAATTGACACATGGTGCTGAAGATAATGAACGAGAAGTTATGGAAACAGAACCATATGAACTAGCAGACGAAGATTTGCAGAACTAATTATATAAAACCCTTTCAAAGATTAAATTTTGAAAGGGTTATCTATGCTTAACTAAACTAATTATTTTATGAGTACAGACATCGAAAACCTATTTAAAGATAAAGTTCTAGGGCATCCTGCCGGACTTTTTGTATTATTTTTTACTGAAATGTGGGAGCGTTTTTCGTTTTACGGAATGCGTGTTTTATTGGTCAATTTTTTGACTATGGCCGCTATTGGCTATAATCCTGGTTGGGAATGGTCTGTGGAAAATGCAGGTGCGCTTTTTGGTACTTATGCGATGCTGCTTTATATCACACCGATTATTGGTGGTTGGCTTGCTGATAAATACACAGGCTACCGATGGGCTGTTATTATTGGGTCTTTAATTATGACGGCAGGTCATGCATCAATGGCTATAGAAACTGAATTCTCATTATACTTTGGTTTGTTTTTATTGGTTGTTGGTACAGGTTTTTTTAAACCAACCATGACTTCCATTATTTCTGATATGTATAAGAAAAATCCAGAGAAAAAGGATGGAGCTTACACCATCTATTATATGGGAGTAAATGCTGGCGCCTTTTTTGGAATGATGCTTTGTGGCTATTTAGCTGAAAAGATTGGTTGGGCATATGGTTTCGGGTTAGCAGGTATTTTTATGTTGTTGGGAACCATTCAGTTTTGGTTAGCAGGTCCTTTATTTGGAAAAATTGGAGCTAAACCTTCAAATGTCCATGAAGTAGAATTACCTCAAAATGTTAATGAAGAAAGCGTAGAAATAAACAATGACACTGAGGAAAAAGAAGAACGACCAAACCCATTTACAACTTTGGATAAAGTGTTAATACTTATCTCGTCCATTATTGGACTTGGTTATGCTATTAATGACCCGATGTCTAAAATTGCAGGCATTGATATGTTTGCATTCTTACAAATTGGAGATTTTGAAGGGCAATATACAGCGGTACTTTTTGCCTTAGCGCTATTTCTAATATTAGTGATTGGTCGAATTTTAAGATATACAGCAATTGTAAGAGATAGAATGATTGCATTTATCATATTTGCATTTTTTACGGTGTTTTTTTGGATGTCCTTTGAGCAAGGCGCATCATCATTAGTGATTTTTGCAAGAGATAATGTTGATAGACTTTTGAGTGGTAATTCAGCAACAATCTTTAATGTTGTGAACACCTTACTTACGGTAATACCGTTGATTATAATTTCCTATGTACTCTTTATTTTATGGAAGAAAACCTTTTCTAAAATACCAGGCTCTAATATCGTTTTGGTCATTTGTTTCTTGTTAATGTGGGGAATCGTAGGTTGGATGCTTAATAGAGATTATAATACAGTGGCGTATGATGTGGAATATTCTGCGATCAAAACACCAGATTTAGATGAGCAAGGAAAACAGAAACTTGATGCGGATGGAAAAATGCAATTTGTTTACATTCCTGTTTCAGAAAATACAGCAACCAACTCGGATCACCAAGTCGTCATGCGAACCACTTCTATTGCAGAGCCAATGACATTTAATCTAGGTGATAAATTAAATATTACGCCTAAAAATAATGATGGGACAGAATTTGGATTCTTAGATGACAAGAGATTACAACTTACCAAGCAAAAAGCAATAGAGTTGGATAGGGATAATGGCGTTATTGCTGCAACAGTTACGAAGGTAAGAGAAAACGAAGTTGAAATAACAGTATCTTGGTTTAGTATTCTGAACTCATTTTTTATAATTGTATTTGCGTCGTTCTTTTCTAAATGGTGGGAAAGCAAATATAACCCGAGTGCTGCCACTAAATATGCGCTTGGTTTAAGTATTATGGGAATTGGATTTGGACTGCTAGCGTTCGGTGCATTCGGAATAGTGGAAGGTGTAAAAGTGAGTATGATTTGGCTGATTTTAGCCTATCTATTTCATACGCTTGGCGAACTCTGCTTGTCACCTGTCGGATTATCTTATGTGAGTAAGTTAGTGCCAGGACGAATGATTGCCCTGATGTTTGGTATGTGGTATTTAGCCATAGCAATTGGAAATAAACTAGCTGCTGTTTTTGGAGGACAGATCGAAAATATCACAAAGCAATATAGCTTATCAACCTTCTTCTTGATATTTACAATTGTACCAATTGCTGCCGGACTTTTAATATTCTTTTTAAATCCAGTTTTGAAAAAACTTATGCACGGCGTGCGCTAACAAAACCGTTAAAAATATCTAAAATGCTCCGCTTTAGGAGCATTTTTTGTAAGTTCGGCTCATTATTTGCAACAAATCGGATATGATGAAAAAATTGACCTTTGGACTAATAGCTGTGTTTGCCTTTACATTATCGGCAATAGCACAAGAAATTAATTGGGTAACTATGGACGAAGCTCTAGAGCTTCAGAAAAAAGAACCTAAAAAGATTTTTATGGACGTTTATACCAATTGGTGCGGCCCTTGCAAAATGTTAGATAAGAATACGTTTCATAATAAAGATGTTGTAGCGTACGTCAACGAACATTATTACGCTGTAAAGTTTAATGCAGAGGGTAACGATGAGGTTACTTATAAAGACCAGACCTTTGGAAACCCAAATTATGATGCTACAAAAGCCAATCGACGAAACAGCGCTCACGAGTTTTCGAGATTTTTAAAAGTTAGAGCCTACCCAACTATGGTGTTTTTCGATGAGGAAGGTGAGTTTATTTCTCCTATTCAAGGGTATTTAAAACCACAGCAATTGGAGTTGTATTTAAAATTATTCAAAAGCGATGAACACAAAGAAATGACGACCCAAGAGCAGTTTAATGAATATTACAAAGCGTTTAAACCAGAGTTTAAGGAATAAAATAGATCATTTTATAATATAAGTGCCCTTTTCATTTGTTTGATGGAAAGGGATTTTTTTATGCTCACATGTGGCTTTCCAACGTTTTAAATACGATTTGTAATTACTGGCATCGGCTATAATTTGTTCAGGTTTTAAGCTGTCAATGACCCTATTGAGATTAAGTCTTGGCGAATTTCGCAATAAAATATAATGAGGATGAAATGAAATGCCTTTATAAACCCCTATACTATCAATGGCTAATATAATCTTGTTTTTGTATATATAAACCGATTGTAAACTGTCTGTTGTAACAAAGTCAATTGATTCCCCAACTTTGTAGTTTTTAATGGCGTGATTAGCCTGCAGCTGAACCGAATCCAAATTATGGAATAAGGTTAATTTGTTGTTCGTTTTCAGACCGATCATCGAATATCTACTCTTATTGAAAATTACAAATGCATCATTTTGAGTTTGCTGTTTATTGTAAAAATAAACACAATGAAGTCCTATTATGGCAATTAAACTCATTGCTGTCCACTTAAAATTCTGGAATTTATAAGCTTGAATCATAGCTATGACTATAAGGTAAGAAACTAAAACTTGAAGTAACGTAAACGGAATATCTCTAAATAGAAAGCTTTCAAATTGAGCCACCCAAGCGATGAAATTATTCAAACTATCAATGATAAAACTATAGATATCCACAATTGGTTTGGGTAAAAATCCAAGGAGTGCTAAGGCAATTACAAGTAATCCAAAACCAAGAATAATGCCCAGAAATGGAATCACCACTAAATTTGAAATAAAAAATAAGCCAGGGAATTGATGAAAATAGAATAGACTTATAGGCACCACACCTATTTGTGCAGCTAATGTCACCGTGAAAATTTGCCAAGGTTTATCAAATATCCAATTTTTTGGCTGCCAAAGCTTATAAATAATAGGTTGTATGCTTACAATACCTAAAACAGCCAGATAGCTCATTTGGAATCCTACGGCAAACAAAAAAGTGGGTTTAATCAGTAATATCAAAAAGGCAGAAATGACTAAGGTATTATAAATATTTGTTCGTCGTTTAAGATGCATTGCAAAACTAATCACGCTAAACATGGTTACTGCTCGTGTTACAGATGGCGATAAACCTGCAATGACAGCAAAAGTCCAAAGAATAATGATTAAAATAAAAGGTCTTATAAAATTCCCATATTTCAAATAGAGTAGTGGTCTAAATAGAAAGTTTAGAATCCACAAAATAAGACCCACATGCAATCCTGATACTGCTAAAATGTGAATGGTTCCAGAATTGACATAATTGTTATAAACGGATTTGTCAATCATTTGGCGTTGTCCTAGTAACAAAGCATTCATGATGCTTAGTGCATCTTTTTCAAATCCTGCTTCAACAAGTTTTAAATTGATTGTAGTTCTCAAGGCATCAGCATAACCGTAAATAGTAGATTTTGAATCTGAAAGCTTTAAAATAGTATTTGAATTGAGATAAAGTTGGTGATATACCTGTTGCAGTTCTAAGTACTTGCTATAGTCAAATTGATAAGGGTTTAATGGTTTTTGAATCACTTTCAGGTCCGATGAGGTTAAGACTATATCATCAACGTCGAGATATTTTGAAAGACTATCTTGTTTAATGTTAATCAATAAATGCCCGATGGCTTCTTCGTCATTAAAAGATTTTATGACAGCAATATATTTGGCATTGTATGCGTCTGGTTTGAGCCGTTTTTCAATTTGAAAAACAATCGTATTATAGTTTTCAGAAGTATTGAGATGTGTATAATGTTTAGATCGTAATGTTTCATCTTGAAGGTGGTATGAAATTATTCCAACGCCAACCATGCACAAGCAAGCTAAAATTCCAAAATAAGGTGAACGGTTGATTTTAGATTTTAAGGCTAACCAATACACACCAATTAATATCACTAAACCGATGGTTGCATATAAAACCGTTTGGAAATCCAGCCTTAGATAATGTGCTAAAAGAATTCCAAAAACCAAAAAAATGGTCAATTTTATAATTGTAAAATTTAGTAACTTCATAATATATAGTAAGTTACTGAAAATATTGATACGATTTACGTATCGAAATGAATAACCATTTTATATGATTTAATGTCTAGAAACACTAAACTGAACAACCTAAATTAGATTGAATAGCTATCGTAATTTAATTGGTTTTATTTTTGAGCTTATCTGAAGAGGACGTTGGTGTTTAGATAATGAGCCATCTGATTCCAAAGTATAAATTGTGCCTTTAGGTACAACATATAGGTAAAAAAAGTGCTCAAAATGGTTTAGCGTGCCTTTAGGTACGCCATATATTTTTTAGTCATAGACTTATGAAACTCACAACACACGTCTAGCCTGAATAAAAGAGAAGTACCAATATTTTTCTGCCAAAGACGAAATCATAACACCTCTGCTACTAGAAGCATGTATAAACTCAACATTGCCAGTTCTTACATCGGTAACAATACCAACATGATTTACCTTTCGGCTGTTTTTCTTTGTGGCAAAAAACACCAAATCTCCAACATTTACTTCTTTGATATCTACCCAATCGCCTGTGCCTTGAAGTCCAGATGTGGTTCTAGGTAAGTTAACATTGTGCTTTTTGTAGGTGGTATATATAAGACCCGAACAATCCATACCTTTTTTTGTAGTGCCACCATATTTGTAACGGGTGCCATCAAATGTTTTGGCGTATTTTACAATGGTTTCAGCTTCAGCTGTAGGTTTTGCTGTCGTATTAACTTTTACAGTATGCGTTTGCCTTTTTTTACTGGAATATGATTTTTTGGATTTGCAGCTGCTGGCAACTAAGAGAAGAAATAGTATTGGTAATAATTGTTTCATTTTAAAATTCAGAGTTACAGTTTCTCGTTTGATTTTGGCTTTTGAAATTTAGTTTTTAGTATTTGAAATTTTTGAAACAATCAACTTTGCAGCATTCTCACTTGCGCCTCGTCCTCCGAGTTTCTTCTCCAGTTCATAATAATCTAAAAACAGTTGTTCTCGCTTTTTAGTATCTAAAATAGCCGTTAATTCTTTTTTAAGTCGTTTTTTGTTTAAGTCACCTTGAATCAATTCTGTAACCACTTCTCGATCCATAATTAAATTTACTAGCGAAATATATTTTAAGGTCACAATCCGTTTAGCAATTTGGTAAGAAATAGCACTGGCCTTATAACAAACGACTTGTGGCACTTTAAATAAGGCAGTTTCAAGCGTTGCAGTACCAGAGGTGACTAAAGCAGCTGTGGATATACTCAGCAAATCATAGGTTTTATTCGAAATAAATTTAATGTTTTTCTTCTTTATAAAACCTTTGTAAAATTCAAAATCTTGACTTGGCGCTCCAGCAATGACAAACTGGTAATCTTTAAAATCATCCACCAGACTCAACATCACACCAAGCATTTTAGTGATTTCTTGCTTTCTACTTCCAGGTAATAAAGCGATAATGGGTTGGTCACTTAATTGATGTTCTTTTCTAAAATCCTTTCCGTCAACCTGAGGTCTATCTGCAATGGCATCAATGAGTGGGTGTCCTACAAAATTAACTTCGTAATCGTAGGTTTCATAAAAGTCTTTTTCAAACGGAAGGATGCAATACATGGCATCAATATCGCGCTTTATTTTTTTCACTCTACCTGGTCTAGATGCCCAAACTTGAGGTGAAATATAATAATGGGTATTAAAATTATGCGTTTTTGCCCATTTCGCAATTCTAAGGTTAAATCCAGAATTATCAATAAAAATTATCACATCGGGCTGAAATGTTTTGATATCTTTTTTACAAAGGTTGATATGCGCAAAGA encodes:
- a CDS encoding peptide MFS transporter, with product MSTDIENLFKDKVLGHPAGLFVLFFTEMWERFSFYGMRVLLVNFLTMAAIGYNPGWEWSVENAGALFGTYAMLLYITPIIGGWLADKYTGYRWAVIIGSLIMTAGHASMAIETEFSLYFGLFLLVVGTGFFKPTMTSIISDMYKKNPEKKDGAYTIYYMGVNAGAFFGMMLCGYLAEKIGWAYGFGLAGIFMLLGTIQFWLAGPLFGKIGAKPSNVHEVELPQNVNEESVEINNDTEEKEERPNPFTTLDKVLILISSIIGLGYAINDPMSKIAGIDMFAFLQIGDFEGQYTAVLFALALFLILVIGRILRYTAIVRDRMIAFIIFAFFTVFFWMSFEQGASSLVIFARDNVDRLLSGNSATIFNVVNTLLTVIPLIIISYVLFILWKKTFSKIPGSNIVLVICFLLMWGIVGWMLNRDYNTVAYDVEYSAIKTPDLDEQGKQKLDADGKMQFVYIPVSENTATNSDHQVVMRTTSIAEPMTFNLGDKLNITPKNNDGTEFGFLDDKRLQLTKQKAIELDRDNGVIAATVTKVRENEVEITVSWFSILNSFFIIVFASFFSKWWESKYNPSAATKYALGLSIMGIGFGLLAFGAFGIVEGVKVSMIWLILAYLFHTLGELCLSPVGLSYVSKLVPGRMIALMFGMWYLAIAIGNKLAAVFGGQIENITKQYSLSTFFLIFTIVPIAAGLLIFFLNPVLKKLMHGVR
- a CDS encoding thioredoxin family protein; translation: MKKLTFGLIAVFAFTLSAIAQEINWVTMDEALELQKKEPKKIFMDVYTNWCGPCKMLDKNTFHNKDVVAYVNEHYYAVKFNAEGNDEVTYKDQTFGNPNYDATKANRRNSAHEFSRFLKVRAYPTMVFFDEEGEFISPIQGYLKPQQLELYLKLFKSDEHKEMTTQEQFNEYYKAFKPEFKE
- a CDS encoding ComEC/Rec2 family competence protein, producing MKLLNFTIIKLTIFLVFGILLAHYLRLDFQTVLYATIGLVILIGVYWLALKSKINRSPYFGILACLCMVGVGIISYHLQDETLRSKHYTHLNTSENYNTIVFQIEKRLKPDAYNAKYIAVIKSFNDEEAIGHLLINIKQDSLSKYLDVDDIVLTSSDLKVIQKPLNPYQFDYSKYLELQQVYHQLYLNSNTILKLSDSKSTIYGYADALRTTINLKLVEAGFEKDALSIMNALLLGQRQMIDKSVYNNYVNSGTIHILAVSGLHVGLILWILNFLFRPLLYLKYGNFIRPFILIIILWTFAVIAGLSPSVTRAVTMFSVISFAMHLKRRTNIYNTLVISAFLILLIKPTFLFAVGFQMSYLAVLGIVSIQPIIYKLWQPKNWIFDKPWQIFTVTLAAQIGVVPISLFYFHQFPGLFFISNLVVIPFLGIILGFGLLVIALALLGFLPKPIVDIYSFIIDSLNNFIAWVAQFESFLFRDIPFTLLQVLVSYLIVIAMIQAYKFQNFKWTAMSLIAIIGLHCVYFYNKQQTQNDAFVIFNKSRYSMIGLKTNNKLTLFHNLDSVQLQANHAIKNYKVGESIDFVTTDSLQSVYIYKNKIILAIDSIGVYKGISFHPHYILLRNSPRLNLNRVIDSLKPEQIIADASNYKSYLKRWKATCEHKKIPFHQTNEKGTYIIK
- a CDS encoding C40 family peptidase yields the protein MKQLLPILFLLLVASSCKSKKSYSSKKRQTHTVKVNTTAKPTAEAETIVKYAKTFDGTRYKYGGTTKKGMDCSGLIYTTYKKHNVNLPRTTSGLQGTGDWVDIKEVNVGDLVFFATKKNSRKVNHVGIVTDVRTGNVEFIHASSSRGVMISSLAEKYWYFSFIQARRVL
- the lpxB gene encoding lipid-A-disaccharide synthase — encoded protein: MKYYIIAGEASGDLHGSNLMKALFKQDEQADIRFWGGDLMQSVGGELVMHYKERQFMGFAEVAINIRKIFAHINLCKKDIKTFQPDVIIFIDNSGFNLRIAKWAKTHNFNTHYYISPQVWASRPGRVKKIKRDIDAMYCILPFEKDFYETYDYEVNFVGHPLIDAIADRPQVDGKDFRKEHQLSDQPIIALLPGSRKQEITKMLGVMLSLVDDFKDYQFVIAGAPSQDFEFYKGFIKKKNIKFISNKTYDLLSISTAALVTSGTATLETALFKVPQVVCYKASAISYQIAKRIVTLKYISLVNLIMDREVVTELIQGDLNKKRLKKELTAILDTKKREQLFLDYYELEKKLGGRGASENAAKLIVSKISNTKN